One region of Syngnathus scovelli strain Florida chromosome 15, RoL_Ssco_1.2, whole genome shotgun sequence genomic DNA includes:
- the med31 gene encoding mediator of RNA polymerase II transcription subunit 31, whose amino-acid sequence METEEQARTRFQSELEFIQCLANPNYLNFLAQRGFLREKPFINYLKYLLYWKEPDYAKFLKYPHCLHMLELLQYEHFRKELVNAQCAKFIDEQQLLHWQHYSRKRTRLQQALAEQPPPQQQPPPQHVNAAAK is encoded by the exons ATGGAAACAG AGGAGCAAGCTCGGACCCGCTTCCAGTCAGAGTTGGAGTTCATTCAGTGTTTGGCCAACCCAAACTATCTCAACT tccTGGCTCAGAGGGGCTTCCTCAGGGAGAAACCCTTCATCAATTACCTCAAGTATTTGTTGTACTGGAAGGAGCCCGACTACGCCAAGTTTCTCAA GTACCCCCACTGCCTGCACATGCTGGAGCTGCTGCAGTACGAGCACTTCCGTAAGGAGCTGGTGAACGCGCAGTGCGCCAAGTTCATCGACGAACAGCAGCTGCTACACTGGCAGCACTACTCCAGGAAGCGAACGCGGCTGCAGCAGGCGCTTGCCGAGCAACCGCCGCCACAGCAACAGCCGCCGCCGCAGCACGTCAACGCTGCCGCCAAATGA